Proteins encoded within one genomic window of Peptococcaceae bacterium 1198_IL3148:
- a CDS encoding tyrosine-type recombinase/integrase: MSNNNFFDPGGVVFNYILVQFSVDKYNLEDDITQIDAKILRRYTVWLKRAGYSPTTIKRRLDSFGSFFHYLVNEEILTTNPMARVDLPKVHKKIPKFLTQEELDLLLYVADNDTSIFQKRNSALLRVLAFMGLRRSELIKLNWSDVDFKNASITIYNGKGSKDRVVPMNEDVQEHLWVYLQSRLPLTNQAVFTNRIGNRVNADTLRRVLNNHTTKAAIKKITPHWLRHTCATLLIKNKVDIVTMKEVLGHSDINSTLIYTHTTPERLLDAVNTLGRK, encoded by the coding sequence TTGAGCAACAATAATTTTTTTGACCCAGGTGGTGTAGTTTTTAATTATATTTTGGTGCAGTTTTCAGTTGACAAATACAACCTTGAGGATGATATCACACAAATTGATGCAAAAATATTAAGAAGGTACACTGTCTGGCTCAAACGAGCAGGATATTCCCCAACAACCATAAAAAGGAGACTGGATTCATTTGGTTCCTTTTTCCACTACCTTGTTAATGAGGAAATTTTAACTACAAACCCTATGGCTAGAGTAGATCTACCGAAGGTTCACAAAAAAATACCCAAGTTCTTAACACAAGAAGAGCTCGATTTACTTCTATATGTGGCAGACAATGATACTAGCATATTCCAAAAAAGAAATAGTGCTTTACTACGGGTGTTAGCTTTTATGGGTTTAAGACGCTCTGAATTAATCAAGCTCAACTGGTCTGACGTTGATTTCAAGAATGCCTCAATTACTATATATAATGGTAAGGGGAGTAAAGATAGGGTTGTTCCAATGAATGAAGATGTACAAGAACATCTTTGGGTATACCTTCAATCACGGCTTCCGTTAACTAATCAGGCTGTTTTTACTAATCGGATCGGGAACCGTGTTAACGCAGATACCCTTCGGAGGGTATTGAACAACCATACTACTAAGGCCGCTATTAAAAAAATAACGCCTCACTGGTTAAGACATACTTGTGCAACATTGCTCATCAAAAATAAGGTGGATATTGTTACAATGAAAGAGGTGTTAGGACACAGCGACATAAATTCCACCCTCATTTATACCCATACCACACCTGAGCGACTTTTAGATGCTGTAAACACATTAGGAAGAAAATAA
- the istA gene encoding IS21 family transposase, with product MITLSEKQHIVISAFRDGKSLRAISKETGINRRTVTKYVRDYEERRNQLLQADNNIDVKELTDYIVEKPKYNSANRSKRKLTDEIVDKIKYYLKENEQKRARGQAKQQKKKIDIYEALMADGYDISYPTVCNTIRKLTNKGGEAYIKAEYELGDICEFDWGEVKLDLGAGFKTYQMAVFTGAKGNFRYSRLFTKQDTACFNEAHALFFDGINGVYRTMVYDNMKVVIKKFVGSNEKEPTDNLLKLSMYYGFKFRFCNIRAGNEKGHVERSVEYVRRKAFAFRDSFESLEEANNYLEEVCFKLNNKPQKLNNNQTAFEILRQEKEWLLPKMPMYDAARAADHRVDKYSTITVDSCHYSVPEQHVGKMVFVKVYSDCVKCFYEGAKIAEHSRKLGFNEWSIKIDHYLETLQRKPGALASSTALRQANPRLQKIYHQYYIKKEKEFIDLIKLVLEKGLEKIEEAIKSLERISPLDISTDKIKAIVNRTSPQVSLVVDNTKCSETTQKSIEMLDEFNSLIPEASNKFKPAVIV from the coding sequence GTGATAACTTTGAGTGAAAAGCAGCATATTGTTATCTCCGCTTTTAGAGATGGGAAATCATTAAGAGCAATTTCCAAAGAAACTGGTATCAATAGACGGACTGTAACCAAATATGTGCGGGATTATGAAGAAAGGCGTAATCAGCTATTACAAGCAGATAATAACATTGATGTAAAAGAATTAACTGACTATATAGTTGAAAAGCCTAAATACAACAGTGCTAACCGAAGTAAACGAAAGCTAACTGATGAGATTGTTGATAAAATTAAATATTACCTAAAAGAAAACGAACAAAAAAGAGCTAGAGGACAAGCCAAGCAGCAAAAGAAGAAAATTGATATTTATGAAGCACTTATGGCTGATGGATATGATATTAGTTACCCCACAGTTTGCAACACAATTAGAAAACTAACGAATAAAGGTGGCGAAGCCTATATAAAAGCAGAGTACGAGTTGGGGGATATTTGTGAATTTGATTGGGGTGAAGTCAAACTAGATCTTGGTGCTGGGTTTAAAACATACCAAATGGCTGTTTTTACAGGAGCAAAAGGTAACTTCAGATATTCCAGACTATTTACCAAACAAGATACCGCCTGTTTTAATGAGGCCCATGCCCTATTCTTTGATGGTATTAATGGTGTTTATAGAACGATGGTTTATGACAATATGAAAGTAGTAATTAAAAAATTTGTAGGAAGTAATGAAAAAGAACCAACTGATAACTTGTTAAAACTGTCAATGTATTATGGTTTTAAATTTAGGTTTTGCAATATACGGGCTGGAAACGAGAAAGGTCACGTAGAACGTAGCGTTGAGTATGTAAGACGTAAGGCCTTTGCCTTCAGGGATAGCTTTGAATCACTTGAAGAAGCAAACAACTACCTAGAAGAAGTTTGTTTTAAATTAAATAACAAACCACAAAAACTAAACAACAACCAGACTGCATTTGAAATTTTAAGACAAGAAAAAGAATGGCTACTACCTAAAATGCCTATGTATGATGCTGCCAGGGCAGCCGACCATAGAGTGGACAAATACTCAACAATTACAGTAGATAGTTGCCACTATTCCGTTCCGGAGCAACACGTAGGTAAAATGGTATTTGTGAAGGTATACTCTGACTGTGTTAAGTGTTTCTACGAGGGGGCTAAAATTGCAGAGCATAGCAGGAAATTAGGATTCAATGAGTGGAGCATTAAGATTGATCATTACTTGGAGACATTACAAAGAAAGCCCGGGGCATTAGCTTCAAGCACAGCACTGCGACAAGCTAACCCTAGGCTCCAAAAAATATACCATCAGTATTATATCAAAAAGGAAAAAGAATTTATAGACCTGATTAAGCTGGTGCTGGAAAAAGGGCTGGAAAAGATTGAAGAAGCTATCAAATCCCTGGAAAGGATTAGCCCCTTAGATATTAGTACAGATAAAATAAAGGCCATAGTTAACAGAACAAGCCCGCAGGTTAGTTTGGTTGTGGATAATACTAAGTGTTCAGAAACTACCCAAAAATCCATTGAAATGTTAGATGAATTTAATTCACTTATACCTGAAGCAAGTAACAAATTTAAACCGGCGGTGATAGTATGA
- a CDS encoding IS3 family transposase (programmed frameshift) yields MTRRERRTYTDEFKQQMVQLYNNGKPRKEIIREYELTPSALDKWIKQSQKTGSFKEKDNLTPEQVELAKLRKENKQLLMENDIFKASCADTRTKVIVIKQNQHKYSISAMCKVLQLPRSTYYYEAKEREPEDKLVLAIIDIFHASRQNYGTRKIKVELKKKGFIASRRRIGRIMKENGLVSKYTVAQYKPHKTNCNESPVSNELNRQFKQEEQLSVVVSDLTYVRVGMTWNYVCLLVDLFNREIIGYSAGPNKDAPLVYRAISTIQGNLNQICLFHTDRGNEFKNKLIDDALEIFNIKRSLSMKGCPYDNAVAEAMFKIFKTEFVKGCHFGSLEELTSELDDYVHWYNHIRIHSTLGYMTPMQYKFTHLKKVV; encoded by the exons ATGACCAGACGAGAAAGAAGAACCTATACAGATGAATTCAAACAGCAGATGGTGCAATTATATAATAACGGCAAGCCTAGGAAAGAAATTATCCGTGAATACGAATTAACACCATCAGCTTTAGATAAATGGATTAAACAAAGCCAAAAGACAGGTTCATTTAAAGAAAAAGATAATCTAACACCAGAGCAGGTCGAATTAGCCAAGCTACGTAAAGAAAACAAACAATTGCTAATGGAGAACGACATTT TTAAAGCAAGCTGCGCTGATACTAGGACGAAAGTAATTGTGATAAAGCAAAACCAACACAAATACTCGATATCAGCAATGTGCAAAGTCCTACAACTACCTAGAAGTACCTATTATTATGAAGCAAAAGAAAGGGAACCAGAGGACAAACTTGTATTAGCCATCATAGACATCTTTCATGCTAGCCGCCAGAACTATGGAACACGTAAAATCAAAGTCGAGCTAAAAAAGAAAGGATTCATCGCTTCCCGTAGGAGAATTGGCAGAATCATGAAGGAAAATGGCCTAGTATCAAAATACACTGTGGCTCAATACAAACCGCATAAAACAAATTGTAACGAATCCCCGGTATCAAACGAACTCAACAGACAATTTAAGCAAGAAGAACAGTTATCCGTTGTGGTTAGTGATTTAACATACGTACGTGTCGGTATGACCTGGAATTATGTATGTCTATTAGTTGACCTTTTTAATAGGGAAATTATCGGTTACAGTGCTGGTCCTAATAAAGATGCACCACTAGTCTACCGAGCCATATCCACTATTCAGGGCAATTTAAACCAAATATGCCTGTTTCATACCGATCGTGGTAATGAGTTTAAAAATAAGCTCATAGACGATGCACTAGAAATTTTCAATATCAAGAGATCCCTAAGCATGAAAGGATGTCCATATGATAATGCGGTAGCAGAGGCAATGTTTAAAATTTTTAAAACAGAGTTTGTAAAAGGTTGTCATTTTGGAAGTTTAGAAGAACTAACTAGTGAGCTAGATGACTATGTTCATTGGTATAACCATATTCGAATTCATAGCACACTCGGTTATATGACACCTATGCAATATAAATTTACGCACCTTAAAAAAGTTGTCTAG
- a CDS encoding glyoxalase/bleomycin resistance/extradiol dioxygenase family protein produces the protein MVTPYLVFNGNCSEVLDFYQKAFKSEIGTAMPYGEYVPNDVENPPSDLSTWILHAEMQICGTTFWFADEIGISAKGNIVRLTATIPTHKEAQKIFDRLKESARITLPPTETFYSTFHAALTDKFGVDWNIVAEEAPKLK, from the coding sequence ATGGTTACACCATATCTGGTTTTTAACGGTAATTGTAGTGAGGTTTTAGATTTCTATCAAAAAGCGTTTAAAAGCGAAATTGGAACGGCAATGCCATACGGAGAATATGTTCCAAATGATGTTGAGAATCCACCATCTGATTTAAGTACCTGGATTTTACACGCTGAAATGCAAATCTGCGGAACAACTTTTTGGTTTGCTGATGAAATAGGGATTTCGGCAAAGGGGAATATAGTTCGACTAACCGCAACCATACCTACACACAAAGAGGCACAGAAAATATTTGATCGGCTGAAAGAAAGTGCCAGGATCACGCTTCCACCGACTGAAACATTTTATAGCACATTCCATGCAGCCTTGACTGACAAATTCGGAGTCGATTGGAACATCGTAGCGGAAGAGGCACCAAAGCTCAAATAA
- the istB gene encoding IS21-like element helper ATPase IstB translates to MNGSKEQKAVLKELEPLLTYLKLPTIKSSIDSEIKEANLRDISYEQFLFNILQKEADHRRENAKQSRIRLANFPYKKYLEDLIVEDLPEDAQKKLKVLSSLEFIKTGQNLILAGNPGTGKSHLAIGLGIKACIAGYRVLFTTVPLLINQLKESRSQKMLQALGNKFEKYDLVVADELGYISFDKEGSELLFTHLSLRAGRKSVIITTNLSFDRWDEIFQDPVMTAAMIDRLTHKAYIVNMNGNSFRLKETKQWIEQQ, encoded by the coding sequence ATGAATGGCAGCAAAGAGCAAAAAGCCGTATTAAAGGAATTGGAACCCCTTTTAACATATTTAAAACTGCCAACCATCAAGAGCAGTATTGATTCCGAAATTAAAGAAGCTAATCTAAGAGACATAAGTTATGAGCAATTTCTGTTTAATATTTTGCAAAAAGAAGCAGATCATAGGCGTGAAAATGCTAAACAGAGCCGGATTAGGTTGGCCAATTTCCCATACAAGAAATATTTAGAGGACTTAATAGTAGAAGATTTGCCCGAAGATGCCCAAAAGAAGCTAAAGGTTTTAAGTTCCCTAGAATTTATTAAAACCGGTCAAAATTTGATTTTGGCCGGTAATCCCGGGACTGGTAAAAGCCATTTGGCCATAGGCTTAGGTATCAAAGCTTGTATTGCTGGTTATAGAGTGCTCTTCACAACCGTGCCACTGCTCATAAACCAACTTAAGGAAAGCCGCTCTCAAAAAATGCTTCAAGCATTGGGAAACAAATTTGAAAAATATGACTTGGTTGTGGCAGATGAATTAGGGTACATATCCTTTGATAAGGAGGGTTCAGAGCTATTATTTACACATTTATCTCTAAGAGCTGGTAGAAAGTCGGTTATTATCACAACTAACTTATCATTTGATAGATGGGATGAGATTTTTCAAGACCCAGTGATGACAGCAGCTATGATTGACCGCCTAACTCATAAGGCCTACATAGTCAATATGAACGGCAATTCATTTAGGCTAAAGGAAACGAAACAGTGGATTGAGCAACAATAA
- a CDS encoding long-chain fatty acid--CoA ligase yields MQLINLSQRLKENGMLQPNREAIVYNDKRISYQELDQLVDRFANGLISLGVKPGDKMLISLSNCPEFIIAYYAALRMKVVVVPVNPSYTTGELAVIMNDCQPSVVVTAEASLNTFNNLNLTTNPRFIAINAASGNDRYFSFDGLMESSDAAAIDIQNDQKDIAVLLYTSGTTGAPKGAMLTSKNLYSNAVAITEVLEITSDNKIFLVAPVYHAAAQSVCMNTAINCGATLVIHNRFLGPQILLETIEKEKVTFLFGPPIFYVLLCNYTDYYQHNFESLRYVISGAAALPESVFNKFKDIYGIEIIEGYGLSEASPVVSVNPYRGTKKVGSIGLPLPDVQVKIVDDDFNELPTGQIGELAAKGPNIMKGYYQKETETKQVLLNGWLRTGDMAYIDQDGYIFLVDRKKDLIIRGGMNIYPREIEEVLHTHPDVLEAAVVGIPDELKGEELKAFIVTRSGNEISIREIKELLKDKVASFKIPKHFVFVPELPKNSSGKILKRELQKTP; encoded by the coding sequence GTGCAGCTCATTAATTTATCACAGAGATTAAAAGAAAATGGTATGCTACAGCCAAACCGGGAGGCCATAGTATACAATGATAAACGCATTTCATATCAAGAGCTGGATCAACTGGTAGATAGATTTGCAAATGGATTGATATCCCTAGGGGTAAAACCTGGGGATAAAATGCTAATTTCTCTGTCAAATTGTCCTGAGTTCATCATTGCTTATTATGCTGCACTAAGAATGAAGGTAGTTGTGGTACCTGTAAATCCAAGTTATACAACTGGTGAATTAGCTGTTATTATGAACGATTGTCAACCCAGTGTGGTGGTTACTGCGGAAGCAAGTTTAAATACCTTTAATAATTTAAATTTGACCACTAACCCAAGGTTTATTGCCATTAATGCCGCCAGTGGCAATGATCGGTATTTTTCCTTTGATGGTTTAATGGAGAGTAGTGATGCTGCGGCCATCGATATTCAAAATGACCAGAAAGACATAGCTGTACTTTTGTATACATCAGGCACCACAGGGGCCCCAAAGGGGGCAATGCTAACCAGTAAAAACTTATACAGCAATGCGGTGGCCATTACAGAGGTTTTGGAGATAACCAGCGATAATAAAATATTTTTGGTTGCCCCGGTATATCATGCGGCAGCGCAATCTGTTTGCATGAACACTGCCATTAATTGTGGTGCCACGTTAGTTATCCACAATCGTTTTTTGGGTCCACAAATACTTTTGGAAACCATTGAGAAAGAGAAAGTAACTTTTTTATTTGGACCACCTATTTTTTATGTGTTATTGTGCAATTATACCGATTATTATCAACACAACTTTGAGTCACTGCGCTATGTTATATCTGGGGCAGCAGCGCTGCCAGAAAGTGTCTTTAATAAATTTAAAGATATCTATGGTATAGAAATTATTGAAGGCTATGGATTATCTGAGGCTTCACCGGTGGTATCGGTAAATCCATATCGTGGTACTAAAAAGGTTGGTTCTATCGGGTTACCGCTGCCAGACGTACAAGTTAAAATTGTGGACGATGATTTTAACGAACTGCCGACTGGGCAAATTGGGGAGTTGGCAGCAAAGGGTCCCAACATCATGAAGGGTTATTATCAGAAAGAAACAGAGACCAAACAGGTTTTGCTCAATGGTTGGTTGCGTACCGGTGACATGGCCTATATTGATCAGGATGGTTATATTTTTCTAGTGGATCGCAAAAAAGACCTAATCATTAGGGGCGGTATGAACATCTACCCCAGAGAAATAGAAGAGGTTTTACACACCCATCCCGATGTATTGGAAGCGGCAGTGGTTGGGATACCGGATGAACTAAAGGGAGAAGAATTGAAGGCGTTCATTGTCACCCGGTCTGGCAATGAGATTAGTATAAGAGAAATAAAAGAATTATTAAAGGATAAGGTGGCATCCTTTAAAATACCAAAGCATTTTGTTTTTGTACCAGAACTACCCAAAAACTCCTCGGGTAAAATATTAAAAAGAGAGCTACAAAAGACACCTTAG
- the sat gene encoding sulfate adenylyltransferase — MALVQPHGGKLTPVLVPNEQRPEYVAKAKTLPVIRMSSRETSDALMIGMGAFSPLTGYMNKADYESVVETKHLANGLAWPIPITLSVTKEQAAELKEGQEVALVDDETDIYVAILTVEDKYEYDKVKECKSVFFTDDAEHAGVQKVMSQGEVNIGGSIVTFSELGYARNYAGFYAHPAETRALFESKGWNTVAAFQTRNPLHRSHEFLCKIGNEVCDGLFIHPIVGKLKPGDIPAEVRFKCYQAHLENYFNPATVALKVYPMEMRYAGPSEAILHAIFRQNFGCSHILIGRDHAGVGSYYTPYQAQEMFDQFKPGEILCQPIKVTASYYCKKCMGMATEKTCPHGPEDRIAISGTKVRAMFAAGELPPLEFGRKEVLEILTEYYQSLNK, encoded by the coding sequence ATGGCACTAGTTCAACCCCATGGTGGAAAGTTGACACCGGTCTTGGTACCTAACGAACAACGCCCTGAATATGTAGCAAAAGCTAAAACTCTGCCAGTGATCAGAATGAGCTCTCGCGAAACTTCTGACGCTCTGATGATTGGTATGGGTGCTTTCAGTCCGTTGACTGGCTACATGAACAAAGCTGACTACGAAAGCGTAGTAGAAACCAAGCACCTTGCAAATGGTCTGGCATGGCCAATTCCCATTACTTTATCCGTAACTAAAGAACAGGCTGCTGAACTGAAAGAAGGTCAAGAAGTAGCGCTGGTTGACGACGAAACCGATATTTATGTTGCTATTCTAACTGTAGAAGATAAATATGAATACGACAAAGTTAAAGAATGCAAATCTGTGTTCTTCACAGATGACGCTGAGCACGCCGGCGTGCAAAAAGTTATGTCCCAAGGCGAAGTTAACATTGGTGGTTCAATTGTAACCTTCAGCGAATTGGGATACGCCAGAAATTATGCTGGTTTCTATGCCCATCCAGCAGAAACCCGTGCGCTCTTCGAATCTAAAGGTTGGAACACAGTGGCCGCTTTCCAAACCCGTAACCCATTGCACCGCTCCCACGAGTTCCTGTGCAAGATTGGTAACGAAGTTTGTGATGGTCTGTTCATCCACCCAATCGTTGGTAAATTAAAGCCCGGCGATATTCCGGCTGAAGTTCGTTTCAAGTGTTACCAAGCTCACTTAGAGAACTACTTCAACCCAGCCACTGTAGCACTGAAAGTTTATCCGATGGAAATGCGCTATGCTGGTCCTAGCGAAGCTATCCTGCATGCTATCTTCCGTCAAAACTTTGGTTGCAGCCACATCTTAATCGGTCGTGACCACGCTGGTGTTGGTAGTTACTATACACCATATCAAGCTCAAGAAATGTTTGATCAATTCAAGCCAGGCGAAATTCTGTGTCAGCCAATTAAAGTTACTGCTTCTTACTACTGCAAGAAGTGTATGGGTATGGCTACAGAAAAGACTTGCCCACACGGCCCAGAAGATCGCATTGCCATCAGTGGTACTAAAGTTCGCGCTATGTTTGCAGCAGGCGAATTGCCACCGCTTGAATTTGGTCGTAAAGAAGTACTAGAAATCCTCACTGAGTACTATCAGAGTCTAAACAAGTAA
- a CDS encoding 4Fe-4S dicluster domain-containing protein: MSEADGIRKYDPEFTKRVYQMDNGRWVKKCMQCGICPTTCTLKGMMDHSPRRIIQLIRAGAKDEVLNSNTMWLCTSCYTCACRCPRGVPMMDIMHDLCHLAEEEGIKNNKALMSKVFYNDVANRGRVWEGGLTLKYGLKLGIGNALKLAREMQDVGMEMFKHKRIPIIPAKGIKNPSKLRAIVDKATALAKEEG, from the coding sequence ATGTCTGAAGCGGATGGTATAAGGAAGTACGACCCAGAGTTTACAAAAAGAGTTTATCAAATGGATAATGGCCGTTGGGTGAAAAAGTGTATGCAGTGTGGTATCTGCCCCACTACGTGTACTTTGAAGGGAATGATGGATCACTCACCGCGAAGAATTATCCAACTTATCCGTGCCGGTGCGAAGGATGAGGTTTTAAACAGTAATACTATGTGGTTATGTACTTCATGTTATACATGTGCTTGTCGCTGCCCACGGGGTGTACCAATGATGGATATCATGCATGATCTCTGTCATCTGGCCGAAGAAGAAGGAATTAAAAACAACAAGGCTCTAATGTCAAAGGTATTTTATAACGACGTGGCCAATCGTGGCCGTGTTTGGGAGGGTGGCTTAACCCTGAAGTATGGTTTAAAACTTGGCATTGGCAATGCGTTAAAACTGGCCCGTGAAATGCAAGATGTCGGTATGGAAATGTTTAAACATAAACGTATCCCGATTATACCGGCAAAAGGCATCAAAAACCCTAGTAAACTAAGAGCTATAGTTGATAAAGCGACAGCTTTGGCAAAGGAGGAGGGCTAA
- a CDS encoding undecaprenyl diphosphate synthase family protein, giving the protein MAPVKFKRLPKHIGIIPDGNRRWAVQNGYRKQDGYSHGVNPGFLLYETCLELGIPELTFYGFTQDNTKRPAEQKQAFQKACVDAVNILANRDASLLVIGNSESPQFPKELLPFTTRQKFGRGLIKVNFLVNYGWKWDLNHGLTRGSGGGKLHESIASADISRIDLIIRWGGRRRLSGFLPVQSIYADFFIIDHLWPDFQPEHFYQALDWYQNQDITLGG; this is encoded by the coding sequence ATGGCTCCAGTTAAATTTAAGCGGTTACCAAAACACATCGGCATCATTCCCGATGGCAATAGAAGATGGGCTGTGCAAAATGGATATCGCAAACAAGATGGTTATAGTCATGGGGTCAACCCAGGTTTTTTACTTTACGAAACCTGTTTAGAATTAGGCATTCCAGAACTAACTTTTTATGGATTTACCCAAGACAATACCAAACGCCCGGCGGAACAAAAACAAGCTTTTCAAAAAGCCTGTGTAGATGCGGTCAATATTCTAGCCAACAGAGATGCATCATTATTAGTTATTGGTAACTCTGAATCACCTCAATTTCCTAAAGAACTGCTGCCCTTTACCACTAGGCAGAAATTCGGTCGAGGTTTAATTAAAGTAAACTTTTTGGTCAACTACGGTTGGAAGTGGGATTTAAACCATGGCTTAACCCGCGGCAGCGGTGGGGGCAAATTACACGAGAGTATTGCCTCTGCCGATATATCGCGAATTGATTTAATTATCAGATGGGGTGGTCGCCGGCGACTAAGTGGTTTTTTACCAGTACAGTCCATCTATGCAGACTTTTTTATAATTGATCACCTGTGGCCAGATTTCCAGCCAGAGCATTTTTACCAAGCACTGGATTGGTATCAAAACCAAGATATTACCTTGGGGGGATGA
- a CDS encoding CoB--CoM heterodisulfide reductase iron-sulfur subunit B family protein, translated as MKYSYYPGCASEGTGAANYYAFLAVAKALGIELEEIEDWNCCGATVASSVIGEFPAQVVAARNLALAAKKPNDIITACSSCYAILGLANRKFAEEKFKEKANIALKEDGLAYNGNLNVRFILDVLANDIGTEKIAAAVKKPLTGLKVAGYVGCQSVKALYKEYDDPEYPSAMDKVIAALGGQPVDFENRSKCCTGSMALSAPDITITAVHPIIEGAAKAGADIIVTPCPLCQMNLDVYQGKANKQFGTNYQLPVLFITQLMALAYGLSNDLGLKYCVVSPKQKLASWL; from the coding sequence ATGAAATATAGTTATTATCCGGGATGTGCCAGTGAAGGAACCGGGGCAGCTAACTATTATGCTTTCCTAGCGGTTGCTAAAGCATTGGGTATAGAGTTGGAAGAGATAGAGGATTGGAACTGTTGCGGTGCCACCGTTGCTTCCAGTGTTATTGGCGAATTTCCAGCCCAGGTGGTGGCGGCACGGAACTTAGCGTTGGCTGCAAAAAAACCAAACGATATTATCACCGCCTGTAGTTCCTGCTATGCAATTTTAGGCTTGGCCAATAGGAAGTTTGCAGAGGAAAAGTTTAAAGAGAAAGCTAATATCGCTTTAAAAGAAGATGGTTTAGCTTACAATGGCAATTTAAATGTACGCTTTATACTGGATGTTTTGGCCAATGATATTGGAACAGAAAAAATTGCAGCGGCGGTGAAAAAGCCTTTGACTGGGTTAAAGGTTGCTGGTTATGTGGGATGTCAAAGTGTTAAGGCGTTGTACAAAGAATATGATGACCCTGAGTACCCTAGTGCAATGGATAAAGTTATCGCTGCCCTTGGTGGTCAACCGGTTGATTTTGAAAACCGGAGCAAGTGTTGTACAGGATCAATGGCTTTAAGTGCACCAGATATTACCATTACAGCAGTACACCCAATAATTGAAGGGGCTGCTAAGGCTGGGGCGGATATTATTGTTACCCCTTGTCCATTATGTCAAATGAACTTGGATGTATACCAGGGTAAAGCCAATAAACAATTTGGCACCAATTATCAGTTACCGGTGCTGTTTATTACTCAATTGATGGCATTGGCTTATGGGTTGAGTAATGATCTCGGTCTTAAGTATTGCGTAGTTTCACCAAAGCAAAAGTTGGCCAGTTGGTTGTAA
- a CDS encoding C4-type zinc ribbon domain-containing protein: protein MNSVRQLWDLQQLDLQQIEKQKLLKENKLLKDLCLIKNEVTTGVEEFKKQKADYKQLKMAITVLEAQVQELKTNIEHLNDKLSDGSVPNHKDVAVIYAEVQQLQQRIVDIENEELILIEKQEDSKSKLEQKSAYLKERKALYDQLKADYQAFKQDLKQQIAVIISNKEQLKCAIKDDSMLLYQGLLKRYLNPVAVVKDGICGGCHLALTAQQRNQLRVAQSLVKCDHCGRLIFINDKDLISINDH, encoded by the coding sequence ATGAATAGTGTTAGACAGTTATGGGATTTGCAACAGTTAGACTTGCAACAGATTGAGAAACAAAAACTCCTTAAAGAAAACAAACTGCTTAAAGACTTATGCTTAATAAAAAATGAAGTGACAACCGGTGTGGAAGAATTTAAAAAGCAAAAGGCCGACTATAAACAGTTAAAAATGGCAATAACTGTTTTAGAAGCTCAAGTGCAGGAGTTAAAAACCAACATAGAGCATCTCAACGACAAATTGAGTGATGGCAGCGTACCTAATCATAAGGACGTGGCGGTGATTTATGCAGAGGTGCAGCAGTTACAACAAAGGATTGTGGATATTGAAAATGAAGAGTTAATTTTAATAGAAAAACAGGAAGACAGTAAAAGTAAGTTAGAACAAAAGTCAGCATATTTAAAAGAGAGAAAAGCCTTATATGATCAATTAAAAGCAGATTATCAAGCCTTTAAGCAAGATCTGAAACAACAAATTGCTGTAATTATATCAAATAAAGAGCAGTTAAAGTGTGCGATTAAGGATGATTCTATGCTGCTATATCAAGGATTACTTAAAAGGTATCTCAATCCAGTGGCGGTAGTAAAGGACGGTATTTGTGGTGGCTGTCACCTGGCATTAACTGCCCAACAAAGGAATCAATTACGGGTTGCGCAAAGCCTTGTTAAATGTGATCATTGTGGTCGACTGATTTTTATTAATGATAAAGACTTGATTTCCATTAATGACCATTGA